The following are encoded in a window of Brockia lithotrophica genomic DNA:
- a CDS encoding sporulation protein YqfD, whose protein sequence is MPRLARGYVRVHWFPREGHPPAEGLSQLAAHGVAVRDVVYAAPDRVEFTVRVEDVRTLRNVLRGAGRIRFGERRGPYAWLKALRAHPGGILGFTAFLLLLWVWSGFIWVVRVETDGPYVSPAPEAGRNQSAARGFDLRLAAAVREDLARLGVRPGTWKGNLPSPEAISAHLRERHPELGWVGFSVDGVVARVVVVPKVGDPTPPSGVPQHLVAAKRAVVVGYELAAGKLRVRPGDSVEPGEVLISGVLGQEGGETKLVPARGRVFGEVWYEVEVSVPRERRELVLGSKSQRFVSLFAGDARKEIFRRGDALSGESTEAVRRYALPLLPWQIGIEVGERRELVPVVRSLSAEEAEEVAKDLARREVLAQAHEGRVARVLVLHREVGRDKVTLKLHIAAVENIARPEPVSAGGGRSEAQPGA, encoded by the coding sequence GTGCCGAGGCTGGCACGGGGGTACGTGCGCGTGCACTGGTTTCCTCGGGAGGGCCACCCCCCTGCAGAGGGGCTGAGCCAGCTGGCCGCCCACGGCGTGGCCGTGCGCGACGTGGTGTACGCCGCTCCCGACCGCGTGGAGTTCACGGTTCGCGTCGAGGACGTCCGCACGTTGCGAAACGTCCTTCGCGGCGCGGGTAGGATTCGCTTCGGAGAGCGACGCGGCCCTTACGCGTGGCTCAAGGCCTTGCGCGCGCACCCCGGAGGAATCCTCGGCTTTACCGCGTTTCTCCTCCTTCTTTGGGTGTGGAGCGGGTTCATCTGGGTCGTACGTGTGGAAACCGACGGCCCCTACGTGTCCCCGGCGCCGGAAGCAGGAAGGAACCAAAGCGCCGCCCGCGGGTTCGACCTTCGGCTCGCCGCCGCCGTCCGCGAGGATCTCGCCCGTCTGGGCGTACGCCCGGGGACTTGGAAGGGCAACCTCCCTTCGCCGGAGGCGATTTCCGCGCATCTCCGTGAGCGCCATCCCGAGCTCGGGTGGGTGGGCTTTTCCGTCGATGGCGTCGTGGCGCGCGTCGTGGTCGTTCCCAAGGTTGGCGATCCCACGCCCCCATCCGGGGTTCCGCAGCACCTCGTCGCCGCCAAGCGCGCGGTGGTCGTCGGCTACGAACTGGCCGCGGGAAAGCTGCGCGTGCGGCCGGGCGACAGCGTCGAGCCGGGCGAGGTCCTCATCTCCGGCGTTTTGGGACAAGAAGGAGGGGAGACGAAACTCGTGCCCGCCCGTGGGCGCGTATTCGGCGAGGTGTGGTACGAAGTCGAGGTGAGCGTGCCACGCGAGCGGCGCGAGCTCGTTTTGGGTTCGAAGAGCCAGAGGTTTGTCTCCCTTTTCGCGGGGGACGCCCGGAAGGAGATCTTCCGCCGCGGGGACGCGCTTTCCGGCGAAAGTACGGAGGCCGTCCGCCGCTACGCCCTCCCCCTCCTCCCGTGGCAGATCGGCATCGAGGTGGGGGAGCGGAGGGAGCTCGTCCCCGTGGTGAGGAGCCTGAGCGCCGAAGAAGCCGAGGAAGTCGCAAAGGACCTCGCCCGCCGCGAGGTGCTCGCGCAGGCGCACGAGGGACGCGTCGCGCGCGTGCTCGTTTTGCACCGCGAGGTCGGCCGTGATAAAGTTACGTTGAAGCTCCACATCGCCGCCGTCGAGAACATCGCCCGTCCCGAACCCGTTTCCGCAGGGGGAGGGCGTTCGGAGGCGCAGCCCGGGGCGTAG
- a CDS encoding YabP/YqfC family sporulation protein, with the protein MQRPWFVRLFDALDLPPESALTPEIVLSGYMRVRIEGRSELLAFSPEGVDVRLPDGEAYIRGSSLVVRKYDAEGLTLEGDIASVRILRRGEGG; encoded by the coding sequence ATGCAAAGACCGTGGTTCGTTCGGCTTTTCGACGCCCTCGACCTGCCGCCGGAGTCGGCGCTCACGCCGGAGATCGTCCTGTCTGGGTACATGCGCGTCCGCATCGAAGGGCGCAGCGAACTCCTCGCGTTTTCCCCAGAGGGCGTCGACGTACGCCTCCCCGACGGTGAGGCGTACATCCGAGGGAGTTCCCTCGTCGTCCGGAAGTACGACGCGGAGGGGCTTACGCTTGAAGGCGACATCGCCTCCGTTCGCATTCTGCGGCGGGGAGAGGGGGGATAG
- the rpsU gene encoding 30S ribosomal protein S21 codes for MATIRVGDFDSLDSALRKFKRELSREGVMREIRKREHYEKPGVRKRKKAAGRRGKRR; via the coding sequence ATGGCGACGATTCGCGTCGGCGATTTCGACTCGCTCGACAGCGCGCTTCGGAAGTTCAAGCGCGAGCTCTCGCGCGAGGGCGTCATGCGCGAGATCCGGAAGCGGGAGCACTACGAGAAACCCGGCGTGCGCAAGCGGAAGAAGGCGGCCGGTCGCCGCGGCAAGCGCCGCTGA
- a CDS encoding OsmC family protein, which produces MSMKEDVRSERRDPEVGHALRAETRWAGGMKVRIASRGHEILVDEPPELGGEDTAMNPMELLLGALGACVTLMCVAFAPKFRVRVRDVRATIEGDFDPRGFQGLADVRYGFSRVRLDLHLDAEGDERDIERLVHFAFERCPVADTLRGVEVEKRLVRE; this is translated from the coding sequence ATGTCGATGAAGGAAGACGTCCGCAGCGAACGTCGGGATCCCGAGGTCGGTCATGCGCTTCGGGCGGAAACCCGTTGGGCGGGAGGGATGAAGGTCCGCATTGCTTCGCGGGGACACGAAATTCTCGTAGACGAACCACCGGAACTCGGCGGCGAGGATACGGCCATGAACCCCATGGAGCTCCTCCTCGGCGCCCTCGGCGCGTGCGTGACGCTCATGTGCGTCGCCTTCGCTCCGAAGTTCCGCGTACGGGTACGCGACGTGCGCGCGACGATCGAGGGGGACTTCGATCCCCGTGGCTTCCAAGGCCTCGCCGACGTCCGCTACGGATTTTCCCGCGTGCGCCTCGACCTTCACCTGGACGCGGAAGGGGACGAGCGCGATATCGAGCGCCTCGTGCACTTCGCCTTCGAGCGGTGCCCCGTGGCCGATACGCTGCGGGGGGTGGAGGTTGAAAAGCGGCTCGTACGGGAGTGA
- a CDS encoding Na/Pi symporter, whose product MADLFWGILLFLAALFALRRGLRGIWGENDAGVELLGRLPQGRTFGFLVGVLGSALVHSSSAFLIAAVAAAETGGLAGETLVALVLGANVGTTATLFALSLPRLPGPQAMYLAGATLAAAGWWLARTTRRGSGTTLAWSGVAVFAFGLLLEALELLARGAEGAGTSPLVRRLLYAAAGGPWSATAVGVLLAAVLQSSTAATALTAAFVEEGLLPFEAAVGIALGTNVGTVADTLVAGALAGRAGRRVAYAHLFVNVLGVLFAVPLVPLVARWLAPEGGSALGKLAFVQGAFNFASAAAFLPFAASIARIVARLP is encoded by the coding sequence GTGGCAGACCTCTTCTGGGGGATTCTCCTCTTCCTCGCCGCCCTCTTCGCCTTGCGCCGCGGGCTTCGGGGCATCTGGGGCGAAAACGATGCGGGCGTTGAACTCCTCGGACGCCTTCCCCAAGGGCGCACCTTCGGCTTTCTCGTGGGGGTGCTCGGCTCCGCCCTTGTCCACTCGTCGAGCGCTTTCCTCATCGCCGCAGTTGCCGCGGCGGAAACGGGGGGCTTGGCGGGGGAAACGCTCGTCGCCCTCGTCCTCGGGGCGAACGTGGGGACCACGGCCACGCTCTTTGCCCTCTCTCTGCCCCGGCTCCCCGGGCCGCAGGCGATGTACCTCGCGGGGGCCACCCTCGCCGCCGCGGGGTGGTGGCTTGCCCGGACGACAAGACGCGGAAGCGGGACCACCCTTGCATGGTCGGGCGTGGCGGTCTTCGCCTTCGGCCTCCTCCTCGAGGCGCTGGAGCTCTTGGCCCGCGGAGCGGAAGGGGCCGGCACATCCCCCCTCGTCCGCCGCCTTCTTTACGCCGCTGCCGGTGGACCGTGGTCCGCGACGGCTGTCGGCGTCCTCCTCGCGGCCGTCCTCCAGTCGAGCACGGCTGCGACCGCCCTCACGGCGGCGTTCGTGGAAGAGGGGCTCCTCCCTTTCGAGGCGGCCGTGGGGATCGCCCTCGGTACGAACGTGGGAACCGTGGCAGACACGCTCGTCGCAGGCGCGTTGGCAGGGCGGGCGGGGCGGCGGGTGGCGTACGCCCACCTGTTCGTAAACGTGCTCGGCGTCCTCTTCGCCGTCCCCCTCGTTCCCCTTGTCGCCCGGTGGCTTGCCCCCGAGGGGGGGAGCGCCTTGGGAAAGCTCGCTTTCGTCCAGGGGGCGTTCAACTTCGCGAGTGCCGCGGCATTCCTCCCCTTCGCAGCTTCGATCGCCCGCATCGTCGCCCGTCTGCCTTAG
- the deoC gene encoding deoxyribose-phosphate aldolase codes for MDEASRWGARELARAIDHTLLRPDAREEEILRLPDEAVRYGFAAVCVAPRWAARVRERLEELGVKGKVRLAVVVGFPHGTTTSSVKAFEAGEAVRAGADELDMVLSLGDLKDGRLERVRADIAAVVEAAEGRPVKVILETALLTAEERAWAVEAAASAGAAYVKTGTGFPPGGPATEEDVRALAALAHPYGLRVKASGGIRDARTARLLLAAGADRLGTSSGVAIVREAEEEERRRTGAGGIEPEGPAQGPAED; via the coding sequence GTGGACGAGGCTAGCCGTTGGGGAGCGCGGGAGCTCGCCCGTGCGATCGACCACACCCTCCTCCGCCCGGACGCGCGGGAGGAGGAGATTTTGCGGCTCCCGGACGAAGCCGTGCGCTACGGGTTTGCCGCCGTGTGCGTGGCGCCGCGTTGGGCGGCGCGCGTGCGCGAGCGCCTCGAAGAATTGGGAGTGAAGGGGAAGGTTCGCCTCGCCGTCGTCGTCGGCTTCCCGCACGGGACGACCACTTCCTCCGTAAAGGCGTTTGAAGCGGGGGAGGCCGTGCGGGCGGGGGCGGACGAGCTCGACATGGTCCTTTCTTTGGGCGACCTCAAAGACGGGCGATTGGAGCGCGTGCGCGCGGACATCGCCGCCGTCGTGGAAGCCGCAGAAGGCCGCCCCGTCAAGGTAATCCTCGAGACCGCTCTTCTCACGGCCGAAGAGCGGGCTTGGGCTGTGGAGGCCGCCGCAAGTGCAGGTGCGGCGTACGTGAAGACGGGGACGGGGTTCCCACCCGGAGGACCCGCGACAGAAGAAGACGTGCGGGCGCTCGCCGCCCTCGCGCACCCGTACGGCCTTCGCGTCAAGGCATCGGGGGGGATTCGCGACGCGCGTACGGCCCGCCTCCTCCTCGCCGCAGGGGCAGACCGCCTCGGTACGAGCTCCGGAGTGGCCATCGTTCGAGAGGCGGAAGAAGAGGAGCGCCGCCGAACGGGTGCAGGCGGGATCGAGCCGGAAGGACCGGCCCAAGGTCCGGCGGAGGACTAA
- a CDS encoding NUDIX hydrolase: MEVSAGGIVYRKGERGPEILVIEDRFGRIAYPKGHLEAGETPEQAALREVEEETGIRGAIESYLGRVSYRYVLPGGASQEKVVDVYLIRAVGGELSPQYEEISDAYWVSPAQALELQERRGYVNNAEVFQEAVRRLAQEPRGVSRGGRG, encoded by the coding sequence GTGGAAGTTTCCGCAGGAGGGATCGTGTACCGAAAGGGCGAACGCGGGCCGGAAATCCTCGTGATCGAAGACCGCTTCGGACGCATCGCCTATCCCAAAGGCCATTTGGAGGCAGGGGAGACGCCGGAGCAGGCGGCCCTGCGCGAGGTGGAGGAGGAGACGGGAATTCGCGGGGCGATCGAAAGCTACCTCGGCCGAGTGTCCTACCGGTACGTCCTCCCGGGCGGGGCGTCCCAGGAAAAGGTCGTAGACGTCTACCTCATCCGTGCCGTCGGAGGCGAACTCTCGCCGCAGTACGAGGAAATTTCCGACGCCTACTGGGTGTCCCCGGCGCAGGCCCTGGAACTTCAGGAGAGGCGCGGGTACGTGAACAACGCCGAGGTGTTCCAGGAGGCGGTGCGGCGCCTCGCCCAGGAGCCCCGGGGGGTGTCCCGCGGTGGACGAGGCTAG